The proteins below come from a single Papaver somniferum cultivar HN1 chromosome 11, ASM357369v1, whole genome shotgun sequence genomic window:
- the LOC113324679 gene encoding bifunctional protein FolD 4, chloroplastic-like, producing the protein MPEDSSEEEVLDYISRFNEESSVHGIHIQLPLPRHMDKEKILNAVRVEEDVNGFSSLKTRDQEPPFKFPSVIPCTAKGCIELLYRCEIRIKGNSVVVIGNGSETDIVAPPVAYLLERHGANKVTLVHRGTENLAEIVKQADILICAAERAYVVRGRWIKPGAVVIDTGNNRIIDQRRHLGPGYRFVGDV; encoded by the coding sequence ATGCCAGAAGATTCATCAGAAGAAGAGGTTCTTGATTATATTTCGCGATTCAACGAGGAATCCTCCGTTCATGGTATCCACATTCAGCTGCCTCTACCTCGTCATATGGATAAGGAAAAAATCTTGAATGCTGTTCGAGTTGAGGAAGATGTTAATGGATTCAGTTCACTAAAAACTCGAGATCAAGAGCCGCCATTTAAATTTCCTTCCGTAATTCCATGTACAGCCAAAGGCTGCATAGAATTGTTGTACAGATGTGAGATTCGTATAAAGGGGAACTCAGTAGTTGTTATTGGTAATGGAAGTGAAACTGACATTGTTGCACCTCCTGTCGCATATTTATTAGAGAGGCATGGAGCCAATAAGGTCACTCTTGTGCACCGTGGAACAGAGAACCTCGCGGAGATCGTCAAACAAGCAGATATCCTGATCTGTGCCGCAGAAAGAGCATACGTAGTGAGGGGTCGCTGGATTAAGCCAGGAGCAGTAGTCATTGACACCGGGAATAATAGAATCATCGATCAGAGACGTCATCTAGGACCAGGCTATCGATTTGTTGGGGACGTTTGA